The following are encoded in a window of Massilia sp. R2A-15 genomic DNA:
- a CDS encoding RES family NAD+ phosphorylase gives MVRGPAKGQPGRDAAGAGAAVLPPAKIAVSTMEWAVETIIHRVHLSVYASDEFNPGLSGSARFSPIKDALGAPVPTLYGGSTFECAMMETVFYDVPYASGLKTFDKARLARQVHSQLTPGASLMLADFRGRALRKLGVPRSRIIDTEADQYPITRQWAEAIHNQHPDVQGMCWTSRQDDSAQALIIFGDRLGKGVLNQTGVSRSLIEDLPTYRAVLALAEQIGVEIVTKSS, from the coding sequence ATGGTTAGGGGCCCGGCCAAAGGCCAACCAGGCCGCGACGCTGCTGGCGCCGGCGCCGCGGTACTTCCCCCCGCGAAGATTGCTGTTTCCACTATGGAATGGGCCGTCGAAACGATTATTCATCGGGTACATCTGAGCGTCTACGCCAGTGATGAATTCAATCCGGGCCTTAGCGGTAGCGCACGGTTTAGTCCAATCAAAGACGCTTTGGGGGCACCAGTCCCGACGCTCTACGGAGGATCGACTTTCGAGTGCGCGATGATGGAAACCGTTTTTTACGACGTTCCGTATGCGTCTGGCTTGAAAACGTTCGACAAAGCAAGGCTAGCCCGGCAAGTACACTCTCAGCTAACACCTGGCGCGAGCCTCATGCTCGCTGACTTCCGCGGCAGGGCGCTCCGCAAACTCGGCGTGCCGAGAAGCCGGATCATCGATACCGAGGCCGATCAGTACCCCATCACCCGACAGTGGGCTGAAGCTATTCACAATCAGCACCCCGATGTGCAGGGTATGTGCTGGACTTCGCGGCAGGATGACAGCGCCCAAGCTTTGATTATTTTTGGCGACCGCCTTGGGAAAGGCGTCCTGAATCAAACCGGCGTATCGCGAAGTCTCATCGAAGACTTGCCTACCTATCGCGCGGTTTTGGCCTTGGCCGAACAGATCGGCGTCGAAATCGTGACGAAATCCTCCTAG
- a CDS encoding type II secretion system F family protein, translating into MASSSSKAGLAQVKENVYAWEGKDKAGKTVRGELRAGGEAIVNVTLRRQGVMVTKIKKKVYRSGKKITGKDIALFTRQLATMMKAGVPLLQSFDIVGKGHANPSMAKLIMDLRNDIETGTSLNNAFRKYPLYFDPLFCNLVGAGEQAGILEDLLTRLAVYKEKTLAIKGKIKSALTYPISILAIAFIVTAVIMIWVVPAFKQVFASFGADLPTPTLVVMAISEFFVAWWWMIFGSLGAAIYFFFQAWQRSPKVQRFMDVALLKAPVFGGVIRKAAIARWTRTLATMFAAGVPLVEALDSVGGAAGNVVYLDATRKIQSEVSTGTSLTMAMQNANVFPPLVTQMVAIGEESGALDSMLGKVADFFEEEVDEAVAALSALMEPMIMVILGVLIGGLVIAMYLPIFKLGSVV; encoded by the coding sequence ATGGCAAGTTCATCATCGAAAGCCGGCCTGGCCCAGGTCAAGGAAAATGTCTATGCCTGGGAAGGCAAGGACAAGGCCGGCAAGACCGTGCGCGGCGAGCTGCGCGCGGGGGGCGAAGCCATCGTCAACGTCACCTTGCGCCGCCAGGGCGTGATGGTCACCAAGATCAAGAAAAAGGTCTATCGCAGCGGCAAGAAAATCACCGGCAAGGACATTGCCCTGTTCACGCGCCAGCTGGCGACCATGATGAAGGCCGGCGTGCCGCTGCTGCAGTCGTTCGACATCGTCGGCAAGGGCCACGCGAACCCGTCGATGGCCAAGCTGATCATGGACCTGCGCAACGACATCGAAACCGGCACCAGCCTCAATAACGCGTTCCGCAAGTACCCGCTGTATTTCGACCCGCTGTTCTGCAACCTGGTGGGCGCCGGCGAGCAGGCCGGTATTCTGGAAGACCTGCTGACGCGCCTGGCGGTGTACAAGGAAAAGACGCTGGCCATCAAGGGCAAGATCAAGTCCGCCCTGACCTACCCGATTTCGATCCTGGCGATCGCCTTCATCGTCACCGCGGTGATCATGATCTGGGTGGTACCGGCGTTCAAACAGGTGTTTGCCAGCTTCGGCGCCGACCTGCCGACGCCGACGCTGGTGGTGATGGCGATTTCCGAATTCTTCGTCGCGTGGTGGTGGATGATCTTCGGCAGCCTTGGCGCGGCGATCTACTTTTTCTTCCAGGCCTGGCAGCGCTCGCCCAAGGTGCAGCGTTTCATGGACGTGGCGCTGCTCAAGGCGCCGGTGTTCGGCGGCGTGATCCGCAAGGCGGCGATCGCGCGCTGGACGCGCACGCTGGCGACCATGTTCGCGGCCGGCGTGCCGCTGGTCGAAGCGCTCGATTCGGTCGGCGGCGCGGCCGGCAACGTGGTCTACCTCGACGCGACGCGCAAGATCCAGAGCGAAGTGAGCACCGGCACCAGCCTGACCATGGCGATGCAGAACGCCAACGTGTTCCCGCCCCTGGTGACCCAGATGGTGGCGATCGGCGAAGAGTCCGGCGCGCTCGACTCGATGCTGGGCAAGGTGGCCGACTTCTTCGAAGAGGAAGTCGATGAAGCCGTCGCCGCGCTGTCGGCGCTGATGGAGCCGATGATCATGGTGATCCTCGGCGTGCTGATCGGCGGCCTGGTGATCGCGATGTATCTGCCGATCTTCAAGCTGGGGTCGGTGGTGTAA